From one Neovison vison isolate M4711 chromosome 1, ASM_NN_V1, whole genome shotgun sequence genomic stretch:
- the DEFB113 gene encoding beta-defensin 113 produces the protein MKILCIFLTFLFTVSCGPSVSQKKTKEDTEKKIECYLVRGACKTSCNTWEYIYNYCSTEPCCVVREYQKPVLAPVNTTGHTL, from the exons ATGAAGATACTTTGTATTTTCCTGACTTTCCTCTTCACTGTGTCTTGTGGTCCATCAG tttcacagaaaaaaacaaaagaagatacagagaaaaaaatagaatgttacCTTGTTCGTGGTGCTTGCAAGACTTCATGCAACACTTGGGAGTATATATACAATTACTGCAGTACAGAGCCCTGCTGTGTTGTGCGGGAATACCAAAAGCCAGTTCTTGCACCTGTCAATACCACAGGGCATACACTGTAA
- the LOC122902226 gene encoding beta-defensin 110-like produces the protein MLIDFILSIKLTVSSGFIKIWGSQKLHVYFQLLMTYMSSLTAARNDMEPKYQFQRCERVKGRCKTFCDDDEYDYGSCIKWRNQCCI, from the exons atgttaattgacttTATATTATCCATAAAACTTACAGTCAGCAGTGGCTTCATAAAGATTTGGGGAAGTCAGAAGTTACATGTGTATTTTCAACT ACTGATGacttatatgtcttctttgactGCAGCCAGAAATGACATGGAGCCCAAATATCAATTTCAGAGATGTGAAAGAGTGAAAGGAAGATGCAAAACATTTTGTGATGATGATGAATATGACTACGGATCCTGCATAAAATGGAGAAATCAGTGTTGCATATAA